A region of Lacinutrix sp. Hel_I_90 DNA encodes the following proteins:
- a CDS encoding D-alanine--D-alanine ligase: protein MKKNIAIIMGGYSSEYQISLKSGNVVYKSLDKDKYNVYRVHIFKDKWVFVDPYNREFPIDRNDFSVPLNDTKITFDCVFNAIHGSPGEDGFMQAYFKLIGMPQTSCDAYQAALTFNKRDCLSVLKPYGILTAESYYLNLGDTINETEITAKVGLPCFVKANKAGSSFGITKVYKTEDLKQAIDIAFKEDDEIIIESFLDGTEVSVGVITYKGKTKVLPITEIVSENDFFDYEAKYLGKSQEITPARLTKDQEAKVTTVAKKVYEVLKMKGYSRSEFIFKDGEPHLLEMNTVPGLTNESILPQQAAEAGLSMQELFDSAIEEALKNNT, encoded by the coding sequence ATGAAAAAAAATATTGCAATAATCATGGGGGGGTATTCTAGCGAATACCAAATTTCTTTAAAGAGCGGAAATGTCGTTTATAAATCTTTAGACAAAGATAAGTATAACGTCTATCGCGTTCATATCTTTAAAGATAAATGGGTATTTGTTGATCCTTATAATAGAGAGTTTCCCATCGACAGAAATGATTTTTCAGTACCTCTTAATGACACTAAAATCACTTTCGATTGTGTATTTAATGCAATTCATGGTTCACCAGGAGAGGATGGTTTCATGCAAGCCTATTTTAAACTCATAGGTATGCCACAAACAAGTTGTGATGCCTATCAAGCTGCCCTTACTTTTAATAAGAGAGATTGCTTAAGCGTTTTAAAACCTTATGGTATTTTAACTGCTGAAAGTTATTACCTAAATCTAGGTGATACCATTAATGAAACTGAAATTACAGCTAAAGTTGGCTTACCTTGTTTTGTAAAAGCAAATAAAGCAGGGAGTAGTTTTGGAATTACCAAAGTCTATAAAACCGAAGATTTAAAGCAAGCAATAGACATTGCATTTAAAGAAGACGATGAGATTATTATTGAATCTTTTCTGGATGGCACTGAAGTTTCTGTAGGTGTTATTACTTATAAAGGAAAAACTAAAGTCTTGCCTATTACAGAAATTGTGAGTGAGAATGACTTCTTTGATTACGAAGCTAAATACTTGGGGAAATCTCAGGAAATTACACCAGCAAGATTGACGAAAGATCAAGAAGCAAAAGTAACTACCGTTGCTAAAAAAGTATATGAAGTCTTAAAAATGAAAGGCTATTCCCGTAGTGAATTTATCTTTAAAGATGGAGAACCACACTTGCTGGAAATGAATACCGTACCAGGTTTAACTAACGAAAGTATTTTACCGCAACAAGCTGCAGAAGCTGGCCTGTCAATGCAAGAACTATTTGACAGTGCTATTGAAGAGGCTTTAAAAAATAATACCTAA
- a CDS encoding ATP-binding protein — protein MKKTYYSFVLLLITLVPLHAQQESTTPIDSMYKEIERAFELCQRNKYGEAIEISTKVLSHSIKVNDDNLRARAYNVLGNAHYFVKNDSLSFDYLFKSKDLFIKEKDTLRIIIAYNNIGVNYRAYGDLEKSSAFFKKSLELAQKSQSPVQSVYPLYNIGFNLVSHADDEDNDYKESLIYLSEAEDLAEQYYESEAIKGEIFSVLIYVYHKLGNTKQSIVYYNKTIAFTKKYNYLDVLAEAHSNIAYVNAEDKNFEKAYAALDEYIAVKDSVYSLEQYEKAKQVEADNFLRENDIKLKLKEKENAIQESVISETRGYNIILVLFISALLVLAFLLYNKNKELKRAKDRAENLSKTKSEFYSEISHELRTPLYAVIELSGLLLKENINATHKEYLESLKFSGNHLMSLINNVLELNKVESGKLKIQLSEFDLKHLISNIIDSLEYALRDSNNTINLNFDSSIPDVLVGDSLKLSQVLINLISNAIKFTNDGHIDVVINKVEEFDEKVTVYFKVSDNGLGISQEKQGQVFEDFYQEHSKNSKSYKGTGLGLSIVKRMLTAMNSDIAVISNENEGATFYFELDFGKSKKADLSTVIYEDHLQQIKDFNILIVDDNKVNQLVTRKVLDQLNIKAKAVASGAEAVEIIKIEHFDCILMDLHMPELDGYETAKQIRLFNQDIAIVALTAASTEEVESKINDYDMDGYIMKPFFTVDFVETINKAKQNRNEITT, from the coding sequence ATGAAGAAGACCTACTATAGCTTTGTTCTTCTATTAATTACCCTTGTACCGCTACATGCACAACAGGAGTCTACCACTCCTATTGATTCAATGTACAAGGAAATAGAACGCGCTTTTGAACTTTGTCAACGAAACAAATATGGAGAGGCTATAGAGATAAGTACCAAAGTACTAAGCCACTCTATTAAAGTAAATGATGATAATCTTAGAGCACGAGCATATAATGTTTTAGGCAATGCCCATTATTTTGTTAAAAATGATTCTTTAAGTTTTGATTATTTATTTAAGTCCAAAGATTTATTTATTAAGGAAAAAGATACCTTACGAATTATTATAGCCTACAATAACATTGGGGTTAATTATAGAGCTTATGGTGACTTGGAGAAATCCAGTGCTTTTTTTAAAAAGTCATTGGAGCTAGCACAAAAGAGCCAATCGCCAGTACAATCTGTTTATCCGCTTTACAATATTGGTTTCAATCTAGTAAGTCATGCGGACGATGAAGATAACGATTATAAAGAAAGTCTTATTTATCTTTCTGAGGCAGAGGATCTTGCTGAACAGTATTACGAAAGTGAAGCTATTAAAGGCGAAATCTTTTCAGTTTTAATATATGTTTATCACAAGTTAGGTAATACAAAGCAATCTATTGTGTATTACAATAAGACCATAGCGTTTACTAAAAAGTATAATTATTTAGATGTTTTAGCAGAAGCACATTCTAATATCGCTTATGTAAACGCTGAAGATAAAAACTTTGAAAAAGCGTATGCTGCTCTAGATGAATATATTGCTGTAAAAGATTCTGTCTATTCTTTAGAACAATATGAAAAAGCAAAGCAAGTAGAGGCAGATAATTTTCTAAGGGAAAATGATATAAAACTAAAACTTAAAGAAAAGGAAAACGCCATACAAGAATCTGTTATTTCAGAAACCAGAGGCTATAATATTATTTTGGTATTATTTATTTCAGCATTATTAGTACTCGCTTTTTTATTGTATAACAAGAATAAAGAATTAAAACGCGCTAAAGACAGAGCTGAAAATTTGTCCAAAACCAAAAGTGAATTTTACTCTGAAATTAGCCACGAATTAAGGACGCCATTATACGCAGTAATAGAGTTGTCAGGGCTTTTATTGAAAGAAAATATAAATGCCACACACAAAGAATACTTGGAGTCTCTTAAGTTTTCTGGCAATCATCTCATGTCTTTGATCAACAATGTTCTCGAATTAAATAAAGTTGAATCTGGAAAACTAAAGATTCAGCTATCGGAGTTTGATTTAAAACACCTTATTTCTAATATTATCGATAGCTTAGAATATGCCTTGCGCGATAGTAATAATACCATTAATTTAAATTTTGACAGTAGTATTCCAGACGTATTGGTTGGAGATTCATTGAAGTTATCACAAGTATTAATTAATTTAATATCAAACGCTATAAAATTCACTAATGACGGTCATATAGATGTTGTTATTAATAAAGTAGAAGAGTTTGATGAAAAGGTAACTGTATATTTTAAGGTTTCAGATAACGGACTAGGAATTTCTCAAGAAAAACAAGGTCAAGTGTTTGAAGATTTCTATCAAGAACATTCTAAGAACTCGAAATCTTATAAAGGCACAGGTTTAGGGTTGTCTATAGTAAAACGTATGCTTACAGCGATGAATAGCGATATCGCTGTAATAAGTAATGAAAACGAAGGGGCTACTTTTTATTTTGAACTTGATTTTGGAAAAAGCAAAAAAGCGGACTTGTCAACAGTCATCTACGAAGATCACCTACAACAGATTAAAGACTTTAATATTTTGATTGTAGATGATAATAAGGTTAATCAATTAGTCACTCGGAAAGTATTAGATCAATTAAATATAAAAGCTAAAGCTGTAGCTTCTGGAGCAGAAGCTGTTGAAATTATTAAGATAGAACATTTTGATTGTATTTTAATGGATTTACATATGCCAGAATTAGATGGTTATGAAACAGCCAAGCAGATTAGATTATTTAATCAAGACATAGCCATCGTCGCATTAACGGCGGCATCTACTGAAGAAGTAGAAAGTAAAATAAATGATTATGATATGGATGGTTATATTATGAAGCCATTTTTTACCGTAGATTTTGTTGAAACTATTAACAAGGCAAAACAAAACAGAAATGAAATTACAACTTAA
- a CDS encoding 30S ribosomal protein THX, whose translation MGRGDKKTKRGKISRGTYGVKRPRIKKRVRPETKIQIDKKVKP comes from the coding sequence ATGGGTAGAGGTGATAAAAAAACGAAACGCGGAAAAATTAGCAGAGGCACTTATGGTGTAAAAAGACCTCGCATTAAGAAACGCGTACGTCCTGAGACTAAAATACAAATCGATAAAAAAGTAAAACCATAG
- a CDS encoding SulP family inorganic anion transporter: protein MTAYFRKQRATAKNDVLAGITVSLAMIPEVVAFAFVAQIDPLVALSGAFIIGLITAIFGGRPGLISGAAGAVAVIFVTMIAEGHTKGMLFDQPIDNMGYFYLLACVILMGVIQIGAGVFKLGRFVRLIPHSVMMGFVNGLAIVIFWAQVKMFTHKKVAVSKDGVKEYISTYMQGEELYMMIGLVALTMLIIWLLPKLTKKIPASLTAILITTFIVVFSGIEVNTVGSYIIEGGGTGLKGEFPTPNMELWQNLPFNMDTLTFILPFAFLAASVGLIESLMTLNLVDELTETRGNGNKECIAQGAGNIMSGLFGGTGGCGMIGQTVININAGGRGRLSGIMTALTLLTFILFTDKLIEQVPIAALVGVMFMMVIETFAWSSFRIMRKIPKTDAFVLVIVSAVTVIYDLAIAVFVGVIISALVFAWENAKKIRARKRVKEDGTKVYEIWGPLFFGSITAFNDKFDAKNDPDRVEIDFVESRVSDHSALEAIFNLVEKYEAEGKSIKLKHLSEDCKELLYKASPKFREVIIEDIDDPRYHLAADPERFTKSLSEYKL from the coding sequence ATGACAGCATATTTTAGAAAACAAAGAGCCACTGCAAAAAACGATGTTTTAGCGGGGATTACGGTGTCTTTAGCGATGATACCAGAAGTAGTTGCTTTTGCTTTTGTAGCACAAATAGATCCATTAGTAGCGCTTTCTGGCGCCTTTATTATTGGTTTGATCACTGCTATTTTTGGTGGCCGTCCAGGATTAATTTCTGGAGCCGCAGGAGCAGTAGCTGTTATATTTGTAACCATGATAGCTGAAGGTCATACGAAAGGCATGTTGTTTGACCAACCTATAGATAATATGGGGTATTTTTATCTTTTGGCTTGTGTAATATTAATGGGGGTTATTCAAATTGGTGCTGGCGTTTTTAAACTCGGACGATTTGTTCGTTTGATTCCACATTCTGTAATGATGGGGTTTGTTAATGGTTTAGCGATTGTCATTTTTTGGGCGCAAGTAAAAATGTTTACACATAAAAAGGTCGCCGTTAGTAAAGATGGTGTAAAAGAATATATAAGTACTTATATGCAAGGCGAAGAATTGTATATGATGATTGGTCTTGTTGCGTTAACCATGTTGATTATTTGGTTATTACCTAAGTTGACTAAAAAGATTCCAGCCTCTTTAACGGCTATTTTAATCACTACCTTTATCGTGGTGTTTTCTGGAATAGAAGTAAATACAGTAGGTTCTTACATTATTGAAGGTGGTGGAACGGGTTTGAAAGGAGAGTTTCCAACACCAAATATGGAGTTATGGCAAAATTTACCTTTTAATATGGATACCTTAACATTTATATTACCATTTGCCTTTCTGGCTGCTTCGGTTGGCTTAATTGAATCTTTAATGACGTTAAACCTGGTAGATGAGCTTACCGAAACTAGAGGAAATGGAAATAAAGAATGTATCGCTCAAGGTGCAGGAAATATAATGAGTGGCTTATTTGGAGGAACAGGAGGTTGTGGTATGATTGGTCAAACCGTTATTAATATAAATGCTGGCGGACGCGGCCGTTTATCTGGTATCATGACAGCTTTAACTTTATTAACTTTTATTTTATTTACAGATAAATTAATAGAGCAAGTACCAATTGCGGCATTAGTAGGGGTAATGTTTATGATGGTTATTGAAACCTTTGCATGGTCTAGTTTTAGAATCATGCGTAAAATTCCAAAAACAGATGCCTTCGTATTGGTGATCGTAAGTGCGGTAACTGTAATTTATGATTTGGCGATTGCCGTTTTTGTAGGTGTTATTATTTCGGCATTAGTTTTTGCTTGGGAAAATGCTAAGAAAATTAGAGCAAGAAAACGCGTAAAGGAAGATGGTACCAAAGTTTATGAAATTTGGGGACCTTTATTCTTTGGAAGTATTACTGCGTTTAACGATAAATTCGACGCAAAAAATGATCCAGATAGGGTAGAAATTGATTTTGTAGAATCGCGGGTAAGTGATCATTCTGCATTAGAAGCTATTTTTAATCTTGTTGAAAAATATGAAGCCGAAGGCAAAAGCATTAAATTAAAACATTTAAGCGAAGATTGTAAAGAGTTACTTTATAAGGCAAGTCCGAAATTTAGAGAAGTCATCATTGAAGATATCGATGACCCGCGATACCACCTAGCAGCAGATCCAGAACGGTTTACCAAATCGCTTTCAGAATATAAACTGTAA
- a CDS encoding RluA family pseudouridine synthase — protein MEDYTPQLPEDDNELYEHHAFTVDKGQAPLRIDKYLMNRIENAIRNKIQTAAKNGNIYVNDVPVKSNYKVKPFDTIRVLFEHPPFENLLVGEDLPLDIVYEDDTLLVINKPAGMVVHPGHGNYSGTLINALIFHFDNLPNNSSDRPGLVHRIDKDTTGLLVVAKTEHAMAHLSKQFKDKTSEREYVAIVWGNMEADEGTIEGNIGRHPKNRLQNTVYSDDEAENGKPAVTHYTVLERLTYVTLVACKLETGRTHQIRVHMKHIGHTLFNDERYGGERILKGTTFTKYKQFVDNCFKVLPRQALHAKTLGFKHPETGEMMQFSTPIPDDMQQCIAKWRSYALHIDN, from the coding sequence ATGGAAGACTATACACCACAATTGCCAGAAGATGATAATGAATTATACGAGCATCACGCTTTTACGGTAGACAAAGGTCAAGCGCCTTTACGTATCGATAAATATTTGATGAACCGTATTGAGAACGCGATTCGTAATAAAATTCAAACAGCAGCTAAGAACGGGAATATTTATGTTAATGACGTTCCTGTAAAATCCAATTACAAGGTTAAGCCTTTCGATACCATTCGCGTGTTGTTTGAGCATCCACCATTCGAAAATTTGCTCGTTGGCGAAGATTTACCACTAGACATTGTTTATGAAGACGATACCCTTTTGGTGATCAATAAACCAGCAGGTATGGTTGTGCATCCAGGACATGGTAACTATTCTGGCACCTTAATAAACGCCTTGATTTTTCATTTCGATAATTTACCTAATAACTCTAGCGATCGACCAGGCTTAGTACATAGAATAGATAAAGATACCACAGGCCTTTTAGTCGTGGCCAAGACAGAGCATGCCATGGCACATTTGTCGAAGCAGTTTAAAGACAAAACCAGCGAGCGCGAATACGTTGCTATTGTTTGGGGAAACATGGAAGCAGACGAGGGCACGATTGAAGGAAACATAGGGCGTCACCCCAAAAACAGGCTCCAAAATACAGTATATAGCGATGATGAGGCTGAAAACGGAAAACCGGCTGTTACGCACTATACAGTTTTAGAGCGTTTAACTTATGTGACCTTAGTGGCTTGCAAGCTTGAAACGGGTAGAACACACCAAATTCGTGTCCATATGAAACACATAGGTCATACGCTTTTTAATGATGAACGCTACGGTGGAGAACGCATTTTAAAAGGGACGACGTTTACCAAATACAAACAATTTGTAGATAATTGTTTTAAAGTGTTGCCACGTCAAGCACTACATGCTAAAACATTAGGCTTTAAGCATCCTGAGACAGGAGAAATGATGCAGTTTAGTACCCCCATTCCAGACGACATGCAGCAATGTATCGCCAAATGGAGAAGCTATGCTTTGCATATCGATAATTAG
- the coaD gene encoding pantetheine-phosphate adenylyltransferase: MKRAIFPGSFDPITLGHYDIIKRGVTLFDEIIVAIGVNSEKNYMFSLQERMAFIKEAFKDEPRIKVVNYKGLTVDFCLKNDVPFILRGLRNPADFEFEKAIAHTNRDLAPIETVFLLTAAKTSYIASSIVRDVIRNNGDYTKLVPKSVRIKQ; the protein is encoded by the coding sequence ATGAAACGTGCAATTTTCCCTGGATCGTTTGATCCCATTACTCTTGGCCATTATGACATTATAAAACGAGGGGTGACACTTTTTGATGAAATTATTGTTGCTATAGGCGTAAATTCTGAAAAAAATTATATGTTTTCTCTTCAAGAACGCATGGCGTTTATAAAAGAAGCTTTTAAAGATGAGCCTAGAATAAAAGTCGTTAACTACAAAGGGTTAACTGTTGATTTTTGTCTAAAAAATGATGTCCCTTTTATATTAAGAGGTTTAAGGAATCCTGCCGATTTTGAGTTTGAAAAAGCTATTGCACACACCAATCGGGATTTGGCTCCTATTGAAACTGTTTTTTTATTAACAGCCGCAAAAACATCTTATATTGCCTCCTCTATTGTTAGAGACGTTATTAGAAATAATGGAGATTACACCAAACTAGTTCCTAAAAGTGTAAGAATTAAGCAGTAG
- a CDS encoding VOC family protein: MIIEEVTLFTNIIQKQKQFYESVLGFEIVEDSKDRISFKTGESHLVFEYKKETNPAHIAFNIPVKTIHTALKWLKERIKVLSYEGEEITNFHAWNARAIYFYDVDHNILEFIARERLGIASEAAFTPDTIISISEMAIATDNIASIYSQINRIKPIPIFDGSFDRFCALGNDEGLFIVIDKNKKKWYPTMAAVLTSDFIIKGDYNFSFTNGEIKELS; encoded by the coding sequence ATGATAATTGAGGAAGTCACACTTTTTACGAATATAATTCAAAAGCAAAAGCAGTTTTATGAGTCGGTTTTAGGTTTCGAGATCGTAGAAGATTCTAAAGACCGGATTTCTTTTAAAACAGGAGAAAGTCATTTAGTATTTGAATATAAAAAAGAGACCAATCCAGCACATATCGCTTTTAATATTCCTGTTAAAACAATCCATACCGCTTTAAAATGGTTAAAGGAGAGAATAAAAGTGCTTTCCTACGAAGGTGAAGAAATCACCAATTTCCATGCCTGGAACGCTAGGGCGATTTACTTTTATGATGTAGATCATAATATTTTGGAGTTTATCGCCAGAGAAAGATTAGGTATAGCAAGTGAAGCGGCGTTTACACCAGACACTATTATCTCTATAAGTGAAATGGCAATAGCAACAGACAATATAGCATCTATTTACAGCCAAATAAACAGAATAAAACCAATTCCGATTTTCGATGGTAGTTTTGATCGTTTTTGTGCTTTAGGAAATGACGAAGGCTTATTTATAGTTATTGATAAAAATAAGAAGAAATGGTACCCTACAATGGCGGCTGTTTTGACTTCAGATTTTATAATTAAAGGCGATTACAACTTTAGTTTTACCAACGGAGAAATTAAAGAATTGTCGTAA
- the yaaA gene encoding peroxide stress protein YaaA gives MKLVLSPAKSLNFESKLPTTKISESEFLEQSEKLNKVLKKKSVKGLSELMHISESLGQLNYERNQDWKLPFTKDNARPAIYAFNGDVYRGLDAYTIPTQQIEKLQDTVRILSGLYGVLKPLDLIQAYRLEMGTKLPVGTKKNLYEFWKKDIVKSLNNELKDDEVFVNLASNEYFKAVDTKALKVPVVTVDFKEYKDGKYKIVAIYAKVARGLMARYIVDTNAKTIDDLKGFRKEGYGFSDELSSENNLVFTR, from the coding sequence ATGAAATTAGTATTATCACCAGCAAAGTCTCTCAATTTCGAAAGCAAATTACCAACCACTAAGATTTCTGAATCTGAGTTTCTAGAGCAATCTGAAAAGCTGAATAAAGTCCTGAAAAAGAAATCGGTTAAAGGACTTTCTGAACTCATGCATATTAGTGAATCTCTAGGTCAGCTTAACTACGAGCGTAATCAAGATTGGAAATTGCCGTTTACCAAAGACAATGCCAGACCCGCCATTTATGCTTTTAATGGTGATGTGTATAGAGGTTTGGATGCCTATACTATTCCAACACAACAAATAGAGAAACTTCAGGATACAGTAAGAATTTTATCGGGTTTATATGGTGTGTTGAAGCCATTAGATTTAATACAGGCGTACCGTTTAGAAATGGGTACAAAACTGCCGGTAGGCACAAAGAAGAACCTCTATGAGTTTTGGAAAAAAGACATCGTAAAAAGTTTAAATAATGAGTTAAAAGACGATGAGGTTTTTGTTAACTTAGCCAGTAACGAGTATTTTAAGGCGGTAGATACAAAGGCATTAAAAGTGCCAGTAGTTACCGTTGATTTTAAAGAATATAAAGACGGTAAGTATAAAATTGTTGCCATTTATGCTAAAGTAGCCCGAGGGTTAATGGCCAGATATATTGTAGATACAAACGCAAAAACCATAGACGACTTAAAAGGGTTTAGAAAAGAAGGCTATGGTTTTAGCGATGAATTATCAAGTGAAAACAACTTGGTGTTTACGAGATAA
- a CDS encoding PASTA domain-containing protein, translating to MSIIKFLTSKVFFKQLALAVVAIVVLCFIMLKWLNITTNHGDFETVPDLKGKSIDVAKIELNDNNLVMEIQDSANFNPDYPKYSVIDQNPESGEKVKENRKIYITLNPSGYRKIAVPNLVGRTFRQAKPTLESLGFQIGKITYVDDLGKDEVVSMRYQNRKIKKDELLPKMTTIDIVLGNGNR from the coding sequence ATGAGTATTATAAAATTTTTAACTAGTAAAGTATTCTTTAAGCAGTTAGCATTAGCTGTTGTAGCTATAGTTGTTTTATGTTTTATAATGCTAAAATGGTTGAATATTACAACTAATCATGGCGATTTTGAAACGGTTCCAGATTTAAAAGGAAAGTCTATTGATGTTGCTAAAATCGAATTAAATGATAATAATCTGGTTATGGAAATTCAGGACTCGGCTAATTTCAATCCAGATTACCCAAAGTACTCTGTTATAGATCAAAACCCTGAGTCAGGAGAAAAAGTAAAAGAGAATCGAAAAATATACATTACCCTTAATCCATCAGGTTACAGAAAAATAGCTGTACCCAATTTAGTGGGTAGAACCTTTCGCCAGGCTAAACCAACTTTGGAATCTTTAGGTTTTCAAATTGGTAAAATAACGTACGTGGATGATTTAGGAAAAGATGAAGTGGTAAGCATGCGCTACCAAAACCGAAAAATAAAAAAAGACGAATTACTCCCAAAAATGACAACGATTGATATCGTTTTAGGAAATGGGAATCGTTAA
- a CDS encoding ATP-binding protein, which yields MKKIYYNLVFLLISIVTTHAQQESETSIDPMYKEIESAFELCQRNKYGEAIEISTKVLEYSIEVNDDNLRARAYNVLGNAHYFVNNDSLSFHYLFKAKDLYIKLKDTSKIILAYSNLGVNYRVYDDFSTSSSFFKKSLELAEKSNSPKQSVYPLFNIGLNFVGQDDDKDNDYEQSLIYLSKAEGLAERYYEGEAIIGEISQILIFVHYKLGNYKKSTEYYNKTIAFSKKYNYLNVLAGAHSTVSIINAEDKNFEKAYAALNEYVTVKDSVSSIEQYEKAKQVEADNFLKENGLKLKLKEKENAIQEAVITETRGYNIILGLFVLVLLLLAFLLYIKVKELKRAKERAENLSKVKSDFYSEISHELRTPLYAVIELSNLLLREDVNVRHREYLESLQFSGNHLLSLVNNVLELNKVESGTMKIQQLDFDLKNILANIIESLEFALRDSNNTIHLVYDNSIPDVLVGDSLKISQIFINLISNAVKFTNNGRITVTIKKLEELEDDIKLYFEVADTGVGIPKEKQHQVFEDFYQEHAKVEKSYKGTGLGLSIVKRVVTAMGSKVQLESEEGKGSTFFFELSFKKSQKNNNVVELYSLLQKEIEGSNILIVDDNRINRLVTKRVLGHLNIESEAVESGRKAIDLVKVKAFDCILMDLHMPGLNGYETTEQIREFNKDIPIVALTAASSEEVEFKIEKYELDGYVLKPFITSDFVEALNKAIKKHRRATA from the coding sequence ATGAAGAAGATTTACTATAACTTGGTTTTTTTATTGATTTCTATTGTTACAACTCATGCACAACAGGAGTCAGAAACTTCTATTGATCCAATGTACAAGGAAATAGAAAGCGCATTTGAACTTTGCCAACGAAATAAATATGGAGAAGCTATAGAAATAAGTACCAAAGTGCTTGAATATTCTATTGAGGTCAATGATGATAATCTAAGAGCACGAGCTTATAATGTTCTCGGTAATGCCCATTACTTTGTTAATAATGATTCTTTGAGTTTTCATTATTTATTTAAGGCGAAGGATTTATATATAAAACTAAAAGATACCTCTAAAATTATTCTAGCCTATAGTAATCTAGGTGTTAATTACAGAGTTTATGATGACTTCTCTACATCAAGTTCATTTTTTAAAAAATCATTAGAATTAGCAGAAAAGAGCAATTCTCCCAAACAATCGGTCTACCCGCTATTCAATATAGGCTTAAATTTTGTAGGACAGGATGACGACAAAGATAATGATTATGAACAGAGTCTAATATATCTTTCTAAGGCAGAGGGTCTTGCAGAACGTTATTATGAAGGAGAAGCCATTATCGGTGAAATTTCTCAAATTCTTATTTTTGTTCACTATAAGTTAGGGAATTACAAAAAATCTACTGAATATTACAATAAGACTATAGCGTTTTCTAAAAAATATAATTATTTAAATGTTTTAGCAGGTGCACATTCTACGGTCTCAATTATAAACGCTGAAGATAAAAATTTCGAAAAAGCATATGCCGCTTTAAATGAGTATGTCACAGTAAAGGACTCTGTATCTTCTATAGAGCAATATGAAAAGGCAAAACAAGTAGAGGCAGATAATTTTCTAAAAGAAAATGGTTTAAAATTAAAACTTAAAGAAAAGGAAAACGCAATACAAGAAGCAGTTATTACAGAAACTAGAGGCTATAATATTATTTTGGGCTTATTTGTTTTAGTATTATTATTGTTGGCTTTTTTGTTATATATAAAGGTTAAAGAATTAAAACGGGCGAAAGAGAGAGCCGAGAACTTATCTAAAGTCAAAAGTGATTTTTATTCAGAAATTAGTCACGAATTACGTACGCCATTATATGCTGTTATTGAGTTGTCTAACTTACTTCTTAGAGAAGATGTAAATGTAAGACATAGAGAATATTTAGAGTCGTTGCAATTCTCTGGAAATCATTTACTATCACTAGTAAACAATGTGCTAGAACTTAATAAAGTGGAGTCGGGAACAATGAAAATACAACAGTTAGATTTCGATTTAAAAAACATACTAGCTAATATTATTGAAAGCTTAGAGTTTGCTTTACGGGATAGTAATAATACAATTCATCTCGTTTATGATAATTCTATTCCAGATGTACTGGTTGGAGATTCTTTAAAAATCTCTCAAATTTTCATAAACTTAATTTCCAATGCTGTAAAATTTACTAATAATGGACGCATAACAGTCACTATAAAAAAACTAGAGGAATTAGAAGACGATATAAAGCTTTATTTCGAAGTCGCAGATACTGGTGTTGGGATTCCTAAAGAGAAGCAACATCAAGTGTTTGAGGATTTTTATCAAGAGCATGCAAAAGTAGAGAAGTCTTATAAAGGAACAGGTTTAGGGCTTTCTATAGTAAAGCGTGTAGTTACGGCTATGGGTAGTAAAGTGCAATTAGAAAGTGAAGAAGGAAAAGGAAGTACTTTCTTTTTTGAATTATCATTTAAGAAAAGTCAAAAAAACAATAATGTAGTTGAATTGTATTCTCTTCTACAAAAGGAAATTGAAGGCAGTAACATTTTAATTGTTGATGACAATAGAATTAATAGATTGGTTACAAAACGTGTGTTAGGCCACTTAAATATAGAGTCGGAAGCAGTTGAGTCTGGTAGAAAGGCAATAGATTTAGTGAAAGTTAAAGCCTTCGATTGTATCTTAATGGATTTACATATGCCGGGATTAAATGGTTATGAAACAACAGAGCAGATTCGGGAGTTTAATAAAGATATCCCTATTGTGGCTTTAACCGCAGCTTCTTCAGAAGAAGTTGAATTTAAAATCGAGAAATATGAACTTGACGGTTATGTTTTAAAACCGTTTATAACTTCAGATTTTGTAGAGGCTTTAAATAAAGCCATAAAAAAACATAGGCGCGCTACTGCTTAA